Proteins found in one uncultured Desulfuromonas sp. genomic segment:
- a CDS encoding helix-turn-helix domain-containing protein, with protein sequence MVKKYIVRLSDQERQHLEEIVKRLKGSSQKVRRANILLKANVDGAHWNDAKIAEALSCRTRTVENLRKRFVLEGFDSVLNRKKRETPPIAKKLDGKQEAEIIALRLGPAPSGFANWSLRLLAERVVELGIVESISHETLRRTLKRGA encoded by the coding sequence ATGGTCAAAAAATATATCGTTCGCCTGTCGGATCAAGAACGTCAACACTTAGAGGAAATCGTCAAGCGTCTAAAAGGGTCGTCACAGAAGGTACGGCGAGCCAACATTCTTCTTAAAGCGAATGTAGACGGAGCCCATTGGAACGATGCCAAAATCGCCGAAGCCCTGTCTTGCCGTACCCGCACAGTTGAAAATCTCAGAAAAAGATTTGTTCTGGAGGGCTTTGATTCAGTGCTGAATCGTAAAAAACGCGAAACACCGCCCATTGCAAAGAAACTTGACGGGAAACAGGAAGCTGAAATCATCGCGTTACGTTTGGGGCCGGCTCCCAGCGGCTTTGCCAACTGGTCGTTACGCCTTTTAGCTGAGCGCGTCGTGGAGCTTGGAATCGTTGAATCGATCAGCCATGAAACGTTACGCAGAACGTTAAAAAGGGGGGCATGA
- a CDS encoding IS630 family transposase → MTPRKIQYWVIPPHVDAEFTAAMEDVLDVYAQPYDEAYPVICMDEQPVQLTRETRTPIAATKEHPRRVDYEYERAGTACIFMFTEPLSGWRNVTARPHRTKVDWALEMEELLRTRYAKARKVIVVCDNLNTHTRGAFYEAFEPEKARELVKRVEFHYTPKHGSWLNIAENELSSMTRQCLSGRRIESIEMLRKETAAWASASNKKQRGVDWQFTIDNARNKLKSLYPKIKM, encoded by the coding sequence ATGACACCGCGTAAAATACAATACTGGGTCATCCCGCCACATGTTGATGCTGAGTTTACGGCCGCGATGGAGGATGTCCTCGATGTTTATGCCCAGCCCTACGATGAGGCCTACCCCGTCATCTGTATGGATGAACAGCCTGTTCAATTGACCCGGGAAACACGCACACCGATTGCCGCGACCAAAGAGCATCCGCGACGCGTGGATTATGAATATGAACGGGCCGGAACTGCCTGTATTTTCATGTTTACAGAGCCATTATCCGGTTGGCGTAACGTGACAGCTCGTCCGCATCGAACCAAAGTCGACTGGGCTTTGGAAATGGAAGAGCTGCTGCGAACGCGCTATGCCAAAGCCCGGAAGGTTATTGTGGTGTGTGATAACCTCAACACCCATACACGCGGAGCATTTTATGAAGCTTTTGAACCCGAAAAAGCCCGCGAACTGGTAAAACGCGTCGAGTTTCACTATACACCCAAACATGGCAGCTGGTTGAATATCGCGGAGAACGAACTGAGTTCAATGACTCGCCAGTGTCTGTCGGGACGCAGAATCGAAAGCATAGAGATGCTACGCAAAGAAACTGCGGCTTGGGCCAGCGCAAGCAACAAGAAACAACGCGGCGTTGACTGGCAGTTTACAATTGACAACGCTCGCAACAAATTGAAGTCGCTCTACCCGAAAATTAAGATGTGA
- a CDS encoding TIGR00266 family protein, giving the protein MPSSAHRRSDEIDFTIHGTEMQFVEIELDPGESAVAEAGAMMYKASTIGMETVFGDGGPQTGGFMGKLLGAGKRLVTGESLFTTVFTHQGHGKAHVAFGAPYPGNIIPVALDAMGGSLICQKDAFLCAARGVSIGLHLQKRILTGLFGGEGFIMQKLEGDGMAFLHAGGSIVERELKPGEELHVDTGCVVAYEPKVSFDIQQAGGIKTSLFGGEGLFFAKLQGPGKIWLQSLPFSRLAGRMLQAAPQRGGSQGEGSILGSIGNLLDGDNG; this is encoded by the coding sequence CTGCCCTCCTCCGCGCATCGGCGTTCTGATGAGATCGACTTCACCATCCACGGCACTGAAATGCAGTTTGTCGAAATCGAGCTTGATCCCGGCGAAAGCGCCGTTGCCGAGGCCGGGGCCATGATGTACAAGGCCAGCACCATTGGCATGGAAACCGTCTTTGGTGATGGTGGTCCGCAAACTGGCGGTTTTATGGGCAAACTACTCGGCGCAGGCAAACGACTGGTCACCGGAGAGAGCCTGTTCACTACGGTGTTCACCCATCAGGGCCATGGCAAAGCCCATGTTGCCTTTGGTGCTCCCTACCCCGGTAACATTATACCCGTGGCACTCGATGCCATGGGAGGCAGCCTGATCTGCCAGAAGGACGCCTTTTTGTGTGCGGCGCGTGGTGTTTCCATCGGTCTCCATCTACAAAAGCGCATCCTCACCGGCCTGTTCGGCGGCGAAGGGTTCATCATGCAGAAGCTTGAAGGAGACGGCATGGCCTTTCTCCATGCCGGCGGCAGCATTGTCGAGCGCGAACTCAAACCGGGCGAAGAGCTGCATGTCGACACCGGCTGTGTAGTGGCCTATGAGCCCAAGGTCAGTTTTGATATTCAACAGGCTGGCGGCATCAAGACATCTCTGTTCGGTGGCGAGGGGCTGTTCTTTGCCAAACTGCAAGGGCCGGGGAAAATTTGGCTGCAATCGCTGCCGTTCTCACGTCTGGCCGGTCGCATGTTGCAGGCTGCGCCGCAACGTGGCGGTAGTCAGGGGGAAGGGTCAATCCTTGGATCGATTGGCAATCTGCTGGATGGGGATAATGGCTAG
- a CDS encoding 3'-5' exonuclease yields MVWRTLLKNITPRKKESSLDSVGDYVAVLCESIRSNAGLKRDLRDAAFCIVDLETTGLDLTTDTIINAAAVKIKKGRITKIYETYVKPPTPIPPESIQFHGITDEMLVDKPGIGEVLPEFMTFIGDSMITGHHINFDLKMLDRHLRESYDCNLEGAPWLDTMLLHKLVMENNTSTQLDDLLNVYCIDCEQRHRALGDSIATAKVFLRILHELSNSYQTLNDLFRAQQDMSRKENM; encoded by the coding sequence ATGGTGTGGCGAACATTGCTTAAAAACATCACCCCGCGCAAAAAAGAATCTTCACTGGATTCAGTGGGAGACTATGTCGCGGTTTTGTGTGAATCCATCCGTTCCAACGCCGGGCTTAAACGCGATTTGCGTGACGCTGCGTTCTGCATTGTTGATCTGGAAACCACCGGGCTTGATCTGACCACGGACACCATCATCAATGCGGCCGCTGTCAAAATTAAAAAAGGCCGTATCACCAAAATCTACGAAACCTACGTCAAACCGCCGACACCCATTCCACCGGAGTCGATTCAATTTCACGGAATTACCGACGAAATGCTGGTGGATAAACCGGGCATCGGCGAAGTTCTTCCCGAGTTTATGACCTTTATCGGTGACAGCATGATCACCGGCCATCACATCAATTTTGACTTGAAAATGCTCGACCGCCACCTGCGGGAAAGCTACGATTGCAACCTTGAAGGGGCGCCGTGGCTGGATACCATGTTACTGCACAAACTGGTAATGGAAAACAACACCAGCACCCAGCTCGATGATCTGCTTAATGTGTATTGTATTGATTGCGAACAGCGCCACCGGGCGTTGGGAGACTCGATTGCCACGGCAAAAGTGTTTCTGCGCATTCTTCACGAACTGTCCAACTCGTATCAGACACTCAATGATCTGTTCCGGGCGCAACAGGACATGTCACGGAAGGAAAATATGTAA
- a CDS encoding AMP-binding protein, with translation MVHPKLNYERRKISAQQYEEYKGQSASTLFDTLAQQYIEWHEPYRKVLDNMAPPFYRWYTGGKLNVFHNILGRHLETERRNKAALIWRGANFEERTYTYQTLAYEVLAMINGLVHLGVKKGDRVLLFMPDIPETVIAMIACASIGAIHVAYHMAYSAEALVQRLNHCQAKFIITCDGAHQRTRSLKGVVNEALERLDYEINHCIVVNHTHKQVLMRPQRDIWYHDLITDPEFSRGATVDLVRHADEPLFMIYTSTKSKKPRAAVHSLAGYLVWAQFTTELLFDLDDMDIFWNTADLVWVNGHTYSVYGPLALGTTMFLYEGTISYENTQFFFDYLDKFHVTVLYTTPTILRSVMRAKSTKRYLNRSSNSLRLIGCGGEKISEDLYDWTQFELTNNRNLPITQIWGQTETGGCLIAGVPGVHGFEDDTMMAPLPGVEARLVDAQGHVLDQPGEPGRLVLATPLPSMLQDLYKDEVGYQQTFWKKYPERTYFSTGDGAIYDDKGNLNLTGRLDDILSTGAGRRSLDEIEETVLTMKRVRECAAIVIDHPSQGYILVTYCVLKDFRDESYREKTLREVREHIIEEIGELNLPDKIRFTKYLPKTPDNRVNRDLLKEIALQMEGI, from the coding sequence ATGGTTCATCCCAAGCTGAATTATGAACGGAGAAAGATTTCCGCCCAACAATATGAAGAGTATAAAGGGCAGTCGGCGTCGACATTGTTCGATACGTTGGCACAACAGTATATCGAGTGGCATGAGCCGTACCGCAAGGTTCTCGACAATATGGCCCCGCCTTTTTATCGCTGGTACACCGGCGGTAAACTTAACGTGTTTCACAATATTCTCGGCAGACATCTCGAAACCGAGCGGCGCAATAAAGCGGCGTTGATCTGGCGTGGTGCCAATTTTGAGGAACGCACCTACACCTATCAGACCCTGGCCTATGAGGTGCTGGCGATGATCAATGGTCTGGTGCATCTCGGTGTGAAAAAAGGTGACCGGGTGTTGCTGTTCATGCCGGATATCCCGGAAACCGTCATCGCCATGATCGCCTGTGCCAGTATCGGTGCGATCCACGTCGCCTACCACATGGCCTATTCGGCCGAAGCGCTGGTCCAGCGCCTCAACCATTGCCAGGCTAAATTTATCATCACCTGTGACGGCGCCCATCAGCGCACCCGTTCCCTTAAAGGCGTGGTCAACGAAGCTCTGGAACGGCTTGATTATGAAATTAATCACTGCATTGTCGTCAACCATACGCACAAGCAGGTATTGATGCGGCCGCAGCGCGACATCTGGTATCATGACCTGATCACCGATCCGGAGTTCTCCCGTGGGGCCACCGTTGATCTGGTGCGCCATGCCGACGAGCCGCTGTTCATGATTTACACCTCCACCAAGTCCAAGAAGCCGCGTGCCGCCGTGCACAGTCTCGCCGGTTATCTGGTGTGGGCGCAGTTCACCACCGAGTTGCTGTTCGATCTCGATGATATGGATATTTTCTGGAATACCGCCGATCTGGTGTGGGTCAATGGTCATACCTACAGTGTCTATGGTCCGCTGGCTCTGGGGACGACAATGTTCCTTTACGAGGGGACCATCTCCTACGAAAACACCCAGTTCTTTTTCGATTATCTCGACAAGTTCCACGTCACCGTGCTCTACACGACGCCAACCATTTTGCGCAGTGTCATGCGTGCTAAAAGCACCAAACGCTATCTCAACCGTTCCAGCAATTCACTGCGTCTGATCGGCTGTGGTGGCGAGAAAATCAGCGAAGACCTTTACGACTGGACCCAGTTTGAACTGACCAACAACCGCAATCTGCCCATCACCCAGATCTGGGGACAGACCGAAACCGGTGGCTGCCTGATTGCCGGGGTGCCGGGCGTGCATGGCTTTGAAGACGATACCATGATGGCACCGCTGCCCGGCGTTGAAGCCCGCCTTGTCGATGCCCAAGGGCATGTGCTCGACCAGCCGGGTGAGCCGGGACGACTGGTGCTGGCAACACCGTTGCCGTCCATGCTGCAGGACCTTTACAAAGATGAAGTTGGCTACCAGCAAACGTTCTGGAAAAAATATCCCGAACGCACCTATTTCAGTACCGGGGATGGGGCGATTTATGACGACAAGGGCAATCTCAACCTGACTGGTCGCCTCGATGATATTCTCAGTACCGGGGCCGGGCGACGCAGCCTCGACGAAATTGAGGAAACCGTGCTGACCATGAAGCGGGTGCGCGAGTGTGCGGCCATCGTCATCGATCATCCCTCGCAAGGCTATATCCTTGTTACCTATTGCGTGCTCAAGGATTTCCGCGACGAAAGTTATCGCGAAAAAACTCTGCGCGAGGTCCGCGAGCACATTATTGAAGAGATCGGTGAGTTGAATTTGCCGGATAAAATTCGTTTTACCAAGTATCTGCCCAAGACCCCGGATAATCGGGTCAACCGCGATCTGCTCAAAGAGATCGCCTTGCAGATGGAAGGCATTTGA
- a CDS encoding DUF4177 domain-containing protein: MVEYKVAETSIVTDETLERTINEWVSQGWEFERIQFAMYEGSKRPGMAFVLFTREVVEE, from the coding sequence ATGGTTGAATACAAGGTTGCAGAGACCTCTATTGTAACCGATGAAACCCTGGAACGCACCATCAATGAATGGGTCAGCCAGGGATGGGAATTTGAGCGGATTCAGTTTGCCATGTATGAGGGGAGCAAGCGGCCGGGGATGGCGTTTGTTTTGTTTACCCGGGAAGTTGTGGAAGAGTAA
- the asnS gene encoding asparagine--tRNA ligase, which yields MRLKKLLAAEAPQQNVEVRGWVRTLRAGKEVCFIELNDGSCFASLQLVADRAVDNFAELAHIGTGACIKASGNLVDSPAKGQRWELHVSKLNVIGNADPSYPLQKKRHTFEYLRSIAHLRPRSNTFGAVFRLRNALSYAVHQFFQQRDFLYVHTPIITASDCEGAGELFRVTTLDPANPPKNNGSIDWQKDFFGARTGLTVSGQLQGELFATAFSDIYTFGPTFRAENSNTSRHASEFWMIEPEIAFANLADDCQLAEDFLRYLVKYALEHCAEDLQFFNDRIEKGLLDKLTALADATFSTMTYTEAIEQLKNSGQNFEFPVEWGLDLQSEHERYLCEQVVNGPLFVTDYPKEIKAFYMRANEDGKTVAAMDLLVPRVGEIIGGSQREERLDVLTARMEELDMAPESLDWYLDIRRWGSCPHAGFGLGFERLIMYLSGMENIRDVIPFPRTPGHAEF from the coding sequence ATGCGATTAAAAAAACTGCTCGCAGCCGAAGCACCACAGCAAAACGTTGAAGTGCGAGGCTGGGTGCGCACCCTGCGTGCCGGCAAAGAGGTGTGTTTTATTGAGCTGAATGACGGCTCGTGCTTTGCCTCGCTGCAACTGGTGGCGGATCGCGCCGTGGATAACTTTGCCGAGCTGGCCCACATCGGCACCGGCGCCTGCATCAAGGCCAGCGGCAACCTGGTTGATTCACCAGCCAAAGGGCAACGCTGGGAACTACACGTCAGCAAACTGAACGTCATCGGCAACGCCGACCCGAGCTATCCGCTGCAGAAAAAACGCCATACGTTTGAATACCTGCGCAGTATCGCCCATCTTCGGCCGCGCTCCAATACCTTTGGCGCGGTGTTTCGGCTGCGCAATGCGCTCTCTTACGCGGTGCATCAGTTTTTCCAGCAGCGCGACTTTCTCTACGTGCACACGCCGATCATTACGGCCAGCGATTGCGAAGGTGCCGGAGAGCTGTTTCGTGTGACCACCCTTGATCCGGCAAACCCACCGAAAAACAACGGAAGCATCGACTGGCAGAAGGATTTCTTCGGCGCACGCACCGGCCTGACCGTCAGCGGCCAGTTGCAGGGCGAACTGTTTGCCACGGCGTTCAGCGACATTTACACCTTTGGCCCGACCTTCCGCGCTGAGAACTCCAACACCAGCCGCCACGCGTCGGAGTTCTGGATGATTGAACCGGAGATCGCCTTTGCTAACCTGGCCGACGACTGTCAATTGGCGGAAGACTTTTTACGTTATCTGGTCAAATACGCTCTGGAACACTGCGCAGAAGATCTGCAATTTTTCAATGATCGCATTGAAAAAGGTTTGCTCGACAAGCTGACCGCCCTGGCCGATGCGACTTTCAGCACCATGACCTATACCGAAGCGATTGAGCAGCTGAAAAACAGTGGTCAAAACTTTGAATTCCCGGTGGAATGGGGATTGGATCTGCAATCGGAGCATGAGCGTTACCTGTGTGAACAGGTGGTTAACGGCCCGTTGTTTGTCACCGACTACCCCAAGGAGATCAAGGCGTTTTACATGCGCGCCAACGAGGACGGCAAAACCGTGGCAGCCATGGATCTGCTGGTGCCGCGCGTCGGTGAAATCATCGGCGGCAGCCAACGTGAAGAACGGCTCGACGTGCTGACCGCCCGGATGGAAGAGCTGGACATGGCACCGGAAAGCCTCGACTGGTATCTCGACATTCGCCGCTGGGGGAGTTGTCCGCATGCCGGGTTTGGTCTTGGATTTGAGCGGCTGATTATGTATTTGAGCGGTATGGAGAATATCCGTGATGTGATTCCGTTTCCGCGTACGCCGGGTCATGCGGAGTTTTAG
- a CDS encoding putative nucleotidyltransferase substrate binding domain-containing protein has translation MSDLSLLRDREPFSHLPDELFEQLRASASIKKFPQHFHVFNQNDPFNGNLYVIKDGLVEITVLTPGGEEIVVDYRHPGSTFGCTPLFTGDPYTGGARTVKSTECFLLPQPLVVDVADKVPRFKAYFNHMVVDRVRHLYADIVAEHSQKALTQMESYPFKKRLSEIMSVPVLHCRAEASAREIAELMSQHQVRSVVVTDDGGSMVGMVTCRDVIGKVLAIKGADAETITARELMAEDPVSMSPQTYMYEAMAYMSGHKLKHLPIVDGGELVGMVSMSDLLRYRSQKAMIMIGSVEETDTIDGLAAIHRSLVRVASSLLSETRSAPEVMEILSYIHHALIKRTFELCWQQMIDEGHTPPNVRYCFLIMGSGGRREMLLGPDQDNGFIFENFPDWQQKEVDDFFIPLADKLVHALDDVGYPLCEGDVMASNEAWRGRLIDWRARIDDWAANPEPHKVRYSSIFFDFTPLVGDAGLAHSLQSIVFRSVREYPGFLYHVMQLNLTHKVPTGLWGRFTVEKSGDNKGKLSLKKGGLVYIVDCLRMFALEHEVRALTTLDRLRHLTEEHVFAEETAEHIRVAFEALSFLRLRNEISLLQNGEPASNYIDPNALSKTEQDLLRSSFDAVSKLQSATRSHFGKGLS, from the coding sequence ATGTCCGACCTCAGTCTATTGCGTGACCGTGAGCCGTTCAGTCATCTACCCGATGAATTGTTTGAACAGCTTCGAGCTTCCGCCAGTATAAAAAAATTCCCGCAACACTTCCATGTTTTCAACCAGAACGATCCGTTTAACGGCAATTTGTACGTGATTAAAGACGGTCTGGTCGAGATTACCGTGCTGACCCCCGGTGGCGAAGAGATCGTTGTTGATTACCGCCACCCCGGTAGCACCTTCGGTTGTACGCCGTTGTTTACCGGCGATCCGTACACCGGTGGTGCGCGCACCGTTAAAAGCACGGAGTGCTTCCTGCTGCCACAGCCGCTGGTGGTGGATGTGGCCGACAAGGTTCCCCGCTTTAAAGCGTATTTCAACCACATGGTCGTTGATCGTGTGCGTCATCTCTACGCCGACATTGTTGCCGAGCATAGCCAGAAGGCGCTGACACAGATGGAATCCTATCCATTTAAAAAGCGTCTGTCCGAGATCATGAGTGTGCCGGTGTTGCACTGTCGTGCTGAAGCCTCGGCGCGTGAGATTGCCGAACTCATGAGCCAACATCAGGTGCGCTCCGTGGTGGTGACAGACGATGGTGGCAGTATGGTCGGCATGGTCACCTGCCGCGACGTGATCGGCAAAGTTCTGGCGATTAAAGGAGCCGATGCCGAGACCATCACGGCCCGTGAATTGATGGCCGAAGATCCCGTCTCTATGTCGCCGCAGACCTACATGTACGAAGCAATGGCCTACATGTCCGGCCATAAGCTCAAGCACCTGCCGATTGTTGACGGTGGCGAACTGGTCGGCATGGTGTCGATGAGTGATCTACTGCGGTATCGCAGCCAAAAAGCCATGATCATGATCGGCAGTGTCGAAGAAACCGACACCATCGATGGTCTAGCCGCCATCCATCGCAGTCTGGTGCGGGTGGCGTCGTCGTTGTTGTCCGAGACGCGCAGCGCGCCCGAAGTGATGGAGATTCTGTCCTATATTCATCATGCCCTGATCAAGCGCACCTTTGAGTTGTGCTGGCAACAGATGATCGATGAAGGCCATACGCCGCCCAATGTCCGTTACTGCTTTTTGATTATGGGCAGTGGTGGTCGTCGTGAAATGTTGCTTGGCCCGGATCAGGATAACGGCTTTATCTTTGAGAATTTTCCCGACTGGCAGCAGAAAGAGGTCGATGATTTCTTCATCCCGCTGGCCGATAAGCTGGTGCATGCCTTGGATGACGTGGGCTATCCACTGTGTGAAGGCGATGTTATGGCCAGCAACGAGGCCTGGCGCGGTCGTCTTATCGACTGGCGCGCGCGCATCGACGACTGGGCCGCCAACCCCGAGCCGCACAAGGTGCGCTACTCGTCAATCTTCTTCGACTTTACGCCGTTGGTTGGTGATGCCGGGCTGGCGCATTCGCTGCAGAGTATCGTTTTTCGGTCGGTGCGCGAATATCCCGGCTTCCTCTACCATGTCATGCAGTTGAACCTGACCCACAAGGTGCCCACCGGCCTGTGGGGGCGTTTTACTGTCGAAAAGAGTGGCGACAACAAAGGCAAGCTGTCTCTGAAAAAGGGCGGTCTGGTGTATATCGTCGATTGCTTGCGCATGTTTGCGTTAGAGCATGAAGTTCGTGCGCTGACCACCTTGGACCGGTTGCGTCACTTGACCGAAGAACACGTGTTTGCCGAGGAGACGGCCGAACATATCCGGGTGGCGTTTGAGGCGTTGTCGTTCCTGCGTTTGCGTAATGAGATCAGCTTGTTGCAAAACGGTGAACCGGCCAGTAATTATATTGATCCCAATGCTTTGAGCAAAACGGAGCAGGACTTGTTGCGGAGTTCGTTTGATGCGGTGAGTAAGTTGCAGAGTGCGACGCGGAGTCATTTTGGTAAGGGGTTGTCTTAG
- a CDS encoding gamma-glutamylcyclotransferase family protein, with protein MLSSLKKPWRKANELRARDVADCDTFFFYGSLMERFSNFNRYIKKRVSTIRIGYCRGYLYNLPLGFPGLIVPEDPCSTLVGGELMTFDDPLKVIKVLDRLEDYLPTREHRSIYLRRKMSLICEDPAQPGQLSKVDAWVYTYPESHLSNQHHREVRIQCGQWKAFNGPARPESELDQMYQRLSYCDVNQQVMVDPLLREEALLQEVLTHHPCHEFCENRAQCGWSEREWP; from the coding sequence ATGCTCTCATCGCTAAAGAAACCCTGGCGAAAAGCCAACGAGCTTCGCGCCCGCGATGTGGCCGACTGCGACACGTTCTTCTTTTACGGTAGCCTGATGGAGCGGTTCAGTAACTTTAACCGCTATATCAAAAAGCGCGTCAGTACCATCCGTATCGGCTACTGCCGTGGTTATCTCTACAATTTGCCCCTTGGCTTTCCCGGCCTTATCGTGCCGGAAGATCCCTGTTCCACCCTGGTGGGCGGCGAGCTGATGACCTTTGACGATCCGCTCAAGGTGATCAAAGTGCTCGACCGGCTCGAAGATTATCTCCCCACCCGCGAACATCGCAGCATCTACCTGCGCCGCAAGATGTCTCTGATCTGCGAAGACCCGGCCCAACCCGGCCAGCTCAGCAAAGTCGATGCCTGGGTGTACACCTATCCCGAATCCCACCTGAGTAACCAGCACCACCGCGAGGTGCGAATCCAATGCGGTCAATGGAAAGCCTTCAACGGCCCGGCCCGCCCCGAATCCGAACTCGATCAGATGTATCAACGCCTCAGCTATTGCGATGTGAATCAGCAGGTGATGGTTGATCCGTTGCTGCGTGAGGAAGCGTTGTTGCAGGAGGTGTTGACCCACCATCCGTGTCATGAGTTTTGTGAAAATCGTGCGCAGTGTGGGTGGAGTGAGCGGGAGTGGCCTTGA
- a CDS encoding transposase: MDTKGYGNIPQSLYDAITFLAQALPKRSVPTFLELLFGAMLTQNGFVTEAWLAIRPKRHWTSYFKWLQKGRWSWVALGLQTARLALQRTECSRCYVAIDDTVVLRCSRKAPESRIHHQHGCKVNRPVYVRGQNWVTMALVLPQGWRSLALPILSRLSRSTGNSGKLVAAKTLLRVTRPLFHGRLVTLLVDSWYMRKSLLLPAQTLGYQVIGQVRKDTALYRPPPCHNGKRGRPRKYGDKLTAERVAELPMISQNLFLYGQWQTVHYRSCVARARFLDGQQVRAVWSQIENKDGTLRQPRLILSTDLSLSAARILLAYNRRWSIEDLFNQLKNHWGWKQTWQQTRQVLHRWTQILSTGYALPQLLAQQNSEQVKDLASLCPWRDKQPITAGRVRQGLQRIFGHVDIRSHWNPKSGKFSPQNRGKKPDRPPDPHKTA; the protein is encoded by the coding sequence ATGGATACCAAGGGATACGGCAATATCCCCCAGTCCCTGTACGACGCTATCACATTTCTGGCCCAGGCGCTGCCCAAACGTTCGGTTCCGACTTTTCTGGAACTGCTGTTCGGCGCGATGCTGACCCAGAATGGTTTTGTCACCGAAGCCTGGTTGGCGATCAGACCTAAGCGTCATTGGACCAGTTATTTCAAATGGTTGCAGAAGGGCCGCTGGTCCTGGGTTGCGCTTGGATTACAAACGGCTCGACTCGCTTTGCAACGAACAGAATGTTCGCGCTGCTATGTCGCCATAGACGATACGGTGGTTTTGCGCTGTTCGCGCAAGGCTCCCGAATCACGCATCCACCATCAGCATGGTTGCAAGGTCAACCGACCCGTTTATGTCCGGGGACAGAACTGGGTGACCATGGCTCTGGTGTTGCCACAGGGGTGGCGTTCTCTGGCCTTGCCGATTCTTTCCCGTTTATCCAGAAGCACAGGCAACAGCGGCAAACTGGTCGCGGCCAAGACTTTGCTCCGGGTGACTCGGCCTCTGTTCCATGGACGCCTTGTGACGCTGCTGGTCGATTCCTGGTACATGCGCAAGTCGCTGCTGCTTCCGGCCCAGACTCTGGGTTACCAGGTCATCGGCCAGGTGCGCAAGGACACAGCGCTCTATCGACCGCCGCCATGCCACAACGGCAAACGCGGGCGGCCCCGTAAATATGGCGATAAGCTGACAGCTGAGCGTGTCGCTGAATTGCCCATGATCAGCCAGAACCTTTTTCTCTACGGGCAATGGCAGACGGTTCATTATCGCAGTTGCGTTGCCCGAGCCCGCTTCCTTGACGGACAACAGGTTCGCGCGGTCTGGTCTCAGATTGAAAACAAAGATGGAACCTTGCGTCAGCCCCGGCTCATCTTGAGCACCGATCTAAGCTTGTCAGCCGCACGCATCCTGCTGGCGTATAACCGCAGGTGGTCCATCGAGGACCTGTTCAATCAGCTTAAGAACCATTGGGGCTGGAAGCAGACCTGGCAGCAAACACGTCAGGTGCTGCATCGCTGGACACAGATTCTTTCAACCGGCTATGCGCTGCCACAGTTGTTGGCTCAACAGAACAGTGAACAGGTGAAAGACCTCGCCTCTCTCTGCCCTTGGAGAGACAAACAGCCGATCACGGCCGGGCGTGTGCGCCAAGGGTTGCAAAGGATTTTTGGTCATGTCGATATCCGCAGCCACTGGAACCCGAAGTCGGGAAAATTCAGCCCTCAAAACCGGGGCAAAAAACCGGATCGGCCACCTGATCCACACAAAACAGCTTAA
- a CDS encoding IS110 family transposase — MERNIFPSCSSKVEDVPDSVKELLVLSRGNLELFTAVQKKLTKSLREEPLIQERVERLMSIPGVGEVMALTWVLEIGEPQRFKNARQAISYCGLCSAQKESAGKERRGPISKKRNKHLQTKLIEAAKLAPHWNPQLALIHDKELKKGNRNRATLAVARKLVEYMLAVERRGTPFKQEVSAKVA; from the coding sequence ATGGAAAGAAATATTTTTCCGAGTTGCTCGAGCAAGGTAGAGGATGTTCCTGACTCGGTCAAGGAACTGTTGGTTTTGAGTCGCGGTAATTTGGAACTGTTTACAGCGGTTCAGAAGAAACTGACTAAATCGCTACGCGAAGAGCCCCTTATTCAGGAGCGTGTTGAACGTTTGATGAGTATTCCTGGTGTAGGTGAGGTCATGGCCCTGACCTGGGTTTTGGAGATCGGTGAACCGCAACGTTTCAAAAATGCTCGGCAGGCCATCAGTTACTGTGGACTTTGCAGCGCTCAAAAAGAATCCGCAGGTAAAGAAAGACGAGGACCAATTTCAAAAAAACGCAACAAACACCTGCAAACAAAGCTGATTGAAGCGGCAAAGCTGGCTCCACATTGGAACCCCCAGCTTGCGCTGATCCACGATAAAGAACTTAAAAAAGGAAATCGCAACCGGGCGACCCTGGCTGTAGCACGTAAACTCGTTGAATATATGCTGGCGGTTGAGAGACGTGGCACTCCATTTAAACAGGAGGTCAGTGCCAAGGTTGCATGA